In Streptomyces sp. NBC_00433, a single genomic region encodes these proteins:
- a CDS encoding serine/threonine protein kinase, protein MVGPADEGRLVAGRYRLMERIGRGGMGTVWRAEDELLDRQVAVKKLHPPQPHMADEEVATLFERTRREARAAARISHPNVIVVHDVVDDDGLPSIVMEYVPSLTLGELLKQRGALPPAEAARIGRGMIAALRAAHRAGVLHRDVKPGNVLLGEDGRVVLTDFGIAQASGTSTLTRTGELIGSIDFLSPERIRGAMPGPEADLWALGATLYQAVEGASPFRRPTAIETAYAIAEEPVVPAPNAGALTRVIAGLLAKEPGERLSAEEAERMLRIPAGEQDTALVEQVGITRRLSPSEPRTGPHSDGTHPPGPHPTGQHAQHAQHPHEPQHAQHGPARRRPGRWVAVAVAVAVIAGGVAIAVDRANRSDAAGGDDGGNGGTTGAPTATLTTPATTEPATTPPTSDPPTTAPEPPPVPAGYHLVHQADHGYSVPVPDHWKKKVTDNGDQISYVDPTETVALKISALDFAGPDPYQHWKDLEPQTESQVKHYHRERMAPTKTPSGQDAALWEFTFRGATTGTLFHALDIGFGEEGGREYAVYLSAPDSQWSTYRRVFDNALAGFRQQD, encoded by the coding sequence ATGGTGGGACCCGCGGACGAGGGGCGGTTGGTCGCGGGCCGCTACCGGCTCATGGAGCGGATCGGCCGCGGCGGGATGGGCACCGTGTGGCGGGCCGAGGACGAACTCCTCGACCGCCAGGTCGCGGTGAAGAAACTGCACCCGCCGCAGCCGCACATGGCCGACGAGGAAGTGGCCACGCTCTTCGAGCGCACCCGCCGCGAGGCACGCGCCGCCGCCAGGATCAGCCACCCCAACGTCATCGTCGTCCACGACGTGGTGGACGACGACGGCCTGCCGTCCATCGTCATGGAGTACGTCCCCTCGCTCACCCTCGGCGAGCTGCTCAAGCAGCGCGGCGCCCTGCCGCCCGCCGAGGCCGCCCGGATCGGCCGCGGCATGATCGCGGCGCTGCGGGCCGCCCACCGGGCCGGGGTGCTGCACCGGGACGTCAAACCCGGCAATGTGCTGCTCGGCGAGGACGGCCGGGTCGTGCTGACCGACTTCGGCATCGCCCAGGCGTCCGGCACCTCCACCCTCACCCGCACCGGCGAGCTGATCGGCTCCATCGACTTCCTGTCGCCCGAGCGCATCCGCGGCGCCATGCCCGGACCCGAGGCCGACCTGTGGGCGCTGGGCGCCACGCTCTACCAGGCCGTCGAGGGCGCCTCGCCCTTCCGCCGGCCGACCGCGATCGAGACGGCGTACGCCATCGCCGAGGAGCCCGTCGTGCCCGCGCCGAACGCCGGGGCGCTGACCCGGGTGATCGCCGGCCTGCTGGCCAAGGAGCCCGGCGAGCGGCTGTCGGCGGAAGAGGCCGAGCGGATGCTGCGGATACCGGCCGGAGAGCAGGACACCGCGCTGGTCGAGCAGGTCGGCATCACCCGGCGGCTCTCCCCGTCCGAGCCGCGGACCGGCCCCCACAGCGACGGCACGCATCCACCGGGACCGCATCCGACCGGCCAGCACGCCCAGCACGCCCAGCACCCGCACGAGCCGCAGCACGCGCAGCACGGCCCGGCCCGCCGCCGCCCCGGCCGCTGGGTCGCCGTCGCGGTCGCCGTCGCGGTGATCGCCGGGGGCGTCGCCATCGCCGTGGACCGGGCCAACCGCTCGGACGCCGCAGGCGGGGACGACGGCGGCAACGGGGGCACCACCGGCGCCCCGACCGCCACCCTGACGACCCCGGCCACCACGGAACCGGCCACCACCCCGCCCACCAGCGACCCGCCCACGACCGCGCCGGAGCCGCCGCCCGTCCCCGCCGGCTACCACCTGGTGCACCAGGCAGACCACGGCTACAGCGTGCCCGTGCCCGACCACTGGAAGAAGAAGGTCACCGACAACGGCGACCAGATCAGCTACGTCGACCCCACCGAAACCGTCGCCCTCAAGATCAGCGCCCTGGACTTCGCGGGACCGGACCCCTACCAGCACTGGAAGGATCTGGAGCCGCAGACCGAGAGCCAGGTGAAGCACTACCACCGCGAGCGGATGGCGCCCACCAAGACCCCGTCCGGCCAGGACGCCGCCCTGTGGGAGTTCACCTTCAGGGGCGCCACCACCGGCACCCTCTTCCACGCGCTCGACATCGGCTTCGGCGAGGAGGGCGGCCGCGAGTACGCCGTGTACCTGTCCGCGCCCGATTCCCAATGGTCCACTTACCGGCGGGTGTTCGACAACGCCTTGGCCGGCTTCCGGCAGCAGGACTGA
- a CDS encoding glycerol-3-phosphate dehydrogenase/oxidase — MRTTTLGPAQREAALTRMAEKELDILVVGGGIVGAGTALDAATRGLSTGLVEARDWAAGTSSRSSKLIHGGLRYLEMLDFALVREALKERGLLLGRIAPHLVRPVPFLYPLQHKGWERVYAGSGVALYDAMSLSSGHGRGLPVHRHLSRRHALRIAPALRKDALVGALQYYDAGVDDARFVATLVRTAASYGAHVANQARVVEFLREGERVVGALVHDGEAGGEYEIRAKQVVNATGVWTDDTQALIAERGQFHVRASKGIHLVVPKDRIHSSSGIILRTEKSVLFVIPWGRHWIVGTTDTDWELDKAHPAASSADIDYVLDHVNAVLNTPLTRDDVQGVYAGLRPLLAGESDATSKLSREHTVAHPVPGLVVVAGGKYTTYRVMAKDAVDEAVHGLDYRVAECCTEDVPLVGAEGYQAQWNARARTAARTGVHVARIEHLLQRYGSLTGELLDLIADDPSLAAPLTGADDYLRAEVVYAAAYESARHLDDVLARRTRISIETFDRGTRSAREAAELMAPVLGWDANQVDKEVEYYEKRVEAERESQRQPDDLTADAARLGAPDIVPL, encoded by the coding sequence ATGCGTACGACGACACTCGGACCGGCCCAGCGGGAAGCAGCCCTCACCCGGATGGCGGAGAAGGAGCTGGACATCCTGGTGGTGGGCGGCGGCATCGTCGGCGCCGGGACCGCGCTGGACGCCGCGACCCGCGGACTGTCGACCGGACTGGTCGAGGCCCGCGACTGGGCCGCGGGCACGTCGAGCAGGTCGAGCAAGCTGATCCACGGCGGCTTGCGCTACCTGGAGATGCTGGACTTCGCCCTGGTCCGCGAGGCGCTCAAGGAGCGCGGGCTGCTGCTGGGGCGAATAGCGCCCCACCTGGTGCGCCCGGTGCCCTTCCTCTACCCGCTCCAGCACAAGGGCTGGGAGCGGGTCTACGCGGGCTCCGGCGTGGCCCTCTACGACGCGATGTCGCTGTCGTCGGGGCACGGCCGCGGCCTGCCGGTGCACCGCCACCTGAGCCGCAGGCACGCGCTGCGGATCGCCCCCGCGTTGCGCAAGGACGCGCTGGTGGGCGCGCTGCAGTATTACGACGCCGGCGTGGACGACGCGCGCTTCGTCGCGACCCTGGTGCGTACTGCGGCCTCCTACGGCGCCCACGTCGCCAACCAGGCGCGGGTGGTCGAATTCCTCCGTGAGGGGGAGCGCGTCGTCGGCGCCCTGGTGCACGACGGCGAGGCCGGCGGCGAGTACGAGATCCGGGCCAAGCAGGTGGTCAACGCGACCGGGGTGTGGACCGACGACACCCAGGCGCTGATCGCCGAGCGCGGGCAATTCCACGTCAGGGCGTCCAAGGGCATCCACCTGGTGGTCCCGAAGGACCGCATCCACTCCAGCAGCGGCATCATCCTGCGCACCGAGAAGAGCGTGCTCTTCGTCATCCCGTGGGGCAGGCACTGGATCGTCGGCACCACCGACACCGACTGGGAGCTGGACAAGGCGCACCCGGCGGCCTCCAGCGCCGACATCGACTATGTGCTCGACCATGTCAACGCGGTGCTCAACACCCCGCTGACCAGGGACGACGTCCAGGGCGTCTACGCCGGGCTGCGCCCGCTGCTGGCCGGCGAGTCCGACGCGACGAGCAAGCTGTCCCGTGAGCACACGGTGGCCCACCCGGTGCCCGGGCTCGTGGTGGTCGCCGGCGGGAAGTACACGACCTACCGGGTGATGGCCAAGGACGCGGTGGACGAGGCCGTGCACGGACTGGACTACCGGGTCGCCGAGTGCTGCACCGAGGATGTGCCGCTGGTCGGGGCCGAGGGCTACCAGGCGCAGTGGAACGCCCGCGCGAGGACCGCGGCCCGCACCGGTGTGCACGTGGCCCGCATCGAGCACCTGCTCCAGCGCTACGGCAGCCTGACCGGCGAGCTGCTCGACCTGATCGCCGACGACCCGTCGCTGGCCGCGCCGCTGACCGGCGCGGACGACTACCTGCGGGCCGAGGTCGTCTACGCGGCGGCTTATGAGAGCGCCCGGCACCTGGACGACGTGCTGGCCCGCAGGACGCGCATCTCCATCGAGACCTTCGACCGCGGCACCCGCAGCGCCCGCGAGGCGGCGGAGTTGATGGCGCCGGTGCTCGGCTGGGACGCGAACCAGGTCGACAAGGAGGTCGAGTACTACGAAAAGCGGGTGGAAGCCGAACGCGAATCGCAGCGCCAGCCCGATGATCTGACCGCGGATGCGGCCAGGCTCGGCGCTCCGGATATCGTTCCCCTCTAG
- a CDS encoding nucleotide sugar dehydrogenase — MPADLAVLGLGSTGLPLAQAATAAGVGVIGYDPDPATVADINAGRVPPGSLAAADLRRMLACGFRATADPAVLGRVRTAVICAPTPPGEDHALDLSAVAAAARALAAHLRPHTTVVLESAVYPGTTEGYLRPLLESHGLRAGRDFHLAYSPGRLDPGNRDFQLANTPKVVGGCTPACTEAAAAFYSRFTERIVRARGTREAEAVKLLETNYRHVNIAFANEMAVFCHDLGVDLWDVIRCAETKPFGFQAFRPGPGVGGPAAPLDPNAAPHFTPPAHPRLPGHPLRMVELAQEVNSRMPRYVVQRAAALLNEHGKSLRGARILLLGVTYKADLADQQGAPAREIGTRLLELGAQLCYHDPYVPQWRVTDRPVPRADSLWEAAAEADLTLLLQHHRTYDLQGLAVKAQLLLDTRGATPVGAAARL; from the coding sequence ATGCCCGCAGACCTCGCCGTACTCGGACTCGGCAGCACAGGACTCCCCCTCGCCCAGGCGGCGACCGCCGCGGGCGTCGGTGTCATCGGCTACGACCCCGACCCCGCCACGGTCGCCGACATCAACGCCGGACGCGTACCGCCCGGCTCCCTCGCCGCCGCCGACCTGCGCAGGATGCTGGCCTGCGGCTTCCGCGCCACCGCCGACCCCGCCGTGCTCGGCCGGGTGCGCACCGCGGTGATCTGCGCGCCCACCCCGCCCGGCGAGGACCACGCCCTGGACCTGTCCGCGGTCGCCGCGGCCGCCCGCGCGCTGGCCGCGCACCTGCGGCCGCACACCACCGTCGTCCTGGAGTCGGCCGTCTACCCGGGCACCACCGAGGGATACCTGCGGCCGCTGCTGGAATCGCACGGCCTGCGGGCCGGGCGCGACTTCCACCTCGCCTACTCCCCCGGCCGCCTCGACCCCGGCAACCGCGACTTCCAGCTCGCCAACACCCCCAAGGTCGTCGGCGGCTGCACCCCCGCCTGCACCGAGGCGGCCGCCGCCTTCTACAGCCGCTTCACCGAACGCATCGTGCGCGCCCGCGGCACCCGCGAGGCCGAGGCGGTCAAGCTGCTGGAGACCAACTACCGGCACGTCAACATCGCCTTCGCCAACGAGATGGCGGTCTTCTGCCACGACCTGGGCGTCGACCTGTGGGACGTCATCAGGTGCGCCGAGACCAAGCCCTTCGGCTTCCAGGCCTTCCGCCCAGGACCCGGCGTCGGCGGCCCCGCGGCGCCCCTGGACCCCAACGCGGCACCGCACTTCACCCCGCCCGCGCACCCGCGGCTGCCCGGCCACCCGCTGCGGATGGTCGAACTCGCCCAGGAGGTCAACTCGCGCATGCCGCGCTACGTCGTCCAGCGCGCCGCGGCCCTGCTCAACGAGCACGGCAAGTCGCTGCGCGGCGCCCGCATCCTGCTGCTCGGCGTGACCTACAAGGCCGACCTCGCCGACCAGCAGGGCGCCCCCGCACGGGAGATCGGCACCCGGCTGCTCGAACTCGGCGCCCAGCTCTGCTACCACGACCCCTACGTACCCCAATGGCGGGTGACGGACCGCCCGGTGCCGCGCGCCGACTCGCTGTGGGAGGCCGCCGCCGAGGCCGACCTGACGCTGCTGCTCCAGCACCACCGCACCTACGACCTCCAGGGACTGGCGGTCAAGGCGCAACTCCTGCTCGACACCAGGGGCGCCACACCGGTCGGAGCCGCCGCCCGGCTGTGA
- a CDS encoding serine/threonine protein kinase: protein MSEAEGTDGRVLADRYRLDGVLGKGGMGTVWRAVDETLGRTVAVKELRFPGNVDEEEKRRMVTRTLREAKATARIRNTGAITVYDVVKEDDRPWIVMELIEGRSLSDAIREDGPLTPKRAAEVGLVILDVLSAAHREGILHRDVKPSNVLIADDSRVVLGDFGIAQIDGDPSVTSTGMLVGAPSYISPERARGQKPGPPADLWSLGALLFASVEGRPPYDKGSAIATLTAVMTEPVGPMQNAGPLAAVITGLLAKDPEQRLDEQAARRMLEGVAKAPDRPVAPPAPTGDAPTAVLPVDPQPTPTDAPAAARRTAAEQVRVREALRTVRKAAAKPPKPAKPAKPAAKAAAKPAPEPGMPADAPPPARASITDVVPRRTLLIGVTVLVLALLGTVIGVVLANSGGGKDGGDTKNGDPTSAPAKPGADRKPSAPASTPAAGSGSDSGSGSGDDAADDSAGKGGKPSATADPAGGPGAPPAGFTLVQGAGKASVAIPADWKRVPAAQNRYHTGTLFAGPAGGELLVDFTPTPGPSALAKWQHDSKTVGPTLSGYQLIGVRKADYRGYDTADWEYKRTLAGTQVRVQNRGMVTDAHHGYALLLDFPTGTWNSDANRHIRDVVLDTFKPAK from the coding sequence ATGAGCGAGGCCGAAGGTACCGACGGACGCGTGCTCGCCGACCGGTACCGCCTCGACGGCGTACTGGGCAAGGGCGGGATGGGCACGGTCTGGCGCGCGGTCGACGAGACCCTGGGCCGCACCGTCGCCGTCAAGGAACTGCGCTTCCCCGGCAATGTGGACGAGGAGGAGAAGCGCCGCATGGTCACGCGCACCCTGCGCGAGGCCAAGGCGACCGCCCGGATCCGCAACACCGGCGCCATCACCGTCTACGACGTCGTCAAGGAGGACGACCGGCCGTGGATCGTGATGGAGCTGATCGAGGGCAGGTCGCTGTCCGACGCCATCCGCGAGGACGGCCCGCTGACCCCCAAGCGGGCGGCGGAGGTCGGGCTCGTCATCCTCGACGTGCTGTCCGCCGCACACCGCGAGGGCATCCTGCACCGCGACGTCAAACCGTCCAACGTGCTCATCGCCGACGACTCGCGGGTCGTGCTCGGCGACTTCGGCATCGCCCAGATCGACGGCGACCCCTCGGTCACCTCGACCGGCATGCTGGTCGGAGCGCCCTCGTACATCTCGCCGGAGCGCGCCCGCGGCCAGAAGCCGGGCCCGCCCGCCGACCTGTGGTCGCTGGGCGCGCTGCTCTTCGCCTCCGTCGAGGGCCGCCCGCCCTACGACAAGGGCTCGGCGATCGCCACCCTGACCGCGGTGATGACCGAGCCCGTCGGGCCGATGCAGAATGCGGGACCGCTCGCCGCCGTCATCACCGGGCTGCTGGCCAAGGACCCCGAGCAGCGCCTCGACGAGCAGGCCGCCCGCAGGATGCTGGAGGGCGTCGCCAAGGCCCCCGACCGGCCCGTCGCACCGCCCGCCCCCACCGGTGACGCCCCCACCGCCGTACTGCCCGTCGACCCGCAGCCGACCCCGACCGACGCGCCCGCCGCCGCCCGGCGGACGGCGGCCGAGCAGGTCAGGGTGCGCGAGGCGCTGCGTACGGTACGCAAGGCCGCGGCCAAGCCGCCCAAGCCCGCCAAGCCCGCCAAGCCCGCCGCGAAGGCCGCGGCCAAGCCCGCGCCGGAGCCCGGCATGCCGGCCGACGCGCCGCCGCCCGCCCGCGCCTCGATCACCGACGTCGTCCCCCGCCGCACCCTGCTGATCGGCGTCACCGTCCTCGTACTCGCCCTGCTGGGCACGGTGATAGGCGTGGTGCTCGCCAACTCCGGTGGCGGGAAGGACGGCGGCGACACCAAGAACGGCGACCCGACGTCCGCGCCGGCCAAGCCGGGCGCCGACCGCAAGCCGTCGGCCCCGGCGAGCACGCCCGCCGCCGGCTCCGGTTCGGACTCCGGCTCCGGCTCGGGTGACGACGCGGCCGACGACTCCGCGGGCAAGGGCGGCAAGCCGTCCGCGACCGCCGACCCGGCCGGCGGCCCCGGCGCCCCGCCCGCCGGCTTCACCCTCGTGCAAGGTGCAGGGAAGGCCTCCGTGGCGATCCCCGCGGACTGGAAGCGGGTGCCGGCGGCCCAGAACCGTTACCACACGGGCACGCTCTTCGCCGGTCCCGCGGGCGGCGAACTGCTGGTCGACTTCACACCGACCCCCGGCCCCAGCGCGCTCGCCAAATGGCAGCACGACTCCAAGACCGTCGGCCCGACGCTGTCCGGCTACCAGCTGATCGGCGTCAGGAAGGCCGACTACCGTGGATACGACACCGCGGACTGGGAGTACAAGCGGACGCTTGCGGGTACGCAAGTGCGTGTCCAGAACCGAGGCATGGTGACGGACGCTCACCACGGCTACGCCCTGCTGCTCGACTTCCCCACCGGCACGTGGAACAGCGATGCGAACCGGCACATTCGCGACGTCGTCCTCGACACGTTCAAACCGGCCAAGTGA
- a CDS encoding serine/threonine protein kinase produces the protein MASDGGRGAAAPQDVVAGRYRLTARVGRGGMGTVWAATDELLHRQVAVKELHPESGRQHDRALREARSVASIRHPHVVVVYDVVEQDDRPWIVMELVEGRSLADILREDGPLAPREAARICAAVAGALLAAHAHGIQHRDVKPANVLVDRASGRVVLTDFGIAHIPGSATISETGAFVGSPEYTAPERMSGGRSAGPESDLWSLGALLCAAVDGHSPFQRESIGEIVHAVAFADIMPPATVGPLLPVVRALLERDPARRMAAADVQTVLVAYAETGVEPPTPDAPTPELPVEDAPSRPRGRKRRVLAGLAAAVLIAVVAGGTAALVVTRGDDAAAPPPPSSPATTLPSTPAPAPAPSATPAAPSLPVGFLTVTDKRGFSVALPAGYVRQEVKPRVYYWSPDHAFRFGERVQDPDPGGPYAVMHAQHVAARGAHGIYAGYRDGVITRTTQNGHEAALWEFTYDGFPEGGGARRTFDLCWTQGGRMYDVWVSGPVTQVEATRTTFDTARATFTPLRGSPRP, from the coding sequence ATGGCGAGTGACGGGGGGCGGGGGGCCGCGGCACCCCAGGATGTCGTCGCGGGGCGGTACCGCCTCACCGCACGCGTGGGCCGCGGCGGCATGGGCACCGTATGGGCGGCGACAGACGAACTGCTCCACCGCCAGGTGGCCGTCAAGGAGTTGCACCCGGAGTCGGGCCGCCAGCACGACCGCGCCCTGCGCGAGGCCCGCAGCGTCGCGAGTATCCGCCACCCCCACGTGGTCGTCGTCTACGACGTCGTGGAGCAGGACGACCGCCCGTGGATCGTGATGGAGCTGGTCGAGGGCCGCTCCCTGGCCGACATCCTGCGCGAGGACGGTCCGTTGGCGCCCCGCGAGGCCGCCAGGATCTGCGCGGCCGTCGCGGGCGCGCTGCTCGCCGCGCACGCGCACGGCATCCAGCACCGCGACGTCAAGCCCGCCAACGTCCTGGTCGACCGCGCGAGCGGCCGCGTCGTCCTCACCGACTTCGGTATCGCCCACATCCCGGGCAGCGCCACGATCAGCGAGACCGGGGCCTTCGTCGGTTCGCCCGAATACACCGCGCCCGAGCGGATGTCGGGCGGCCGGTCCGCGGGGCCCGAGTCCGACCTGTGGTCGCTGGGCGCGCTGCTGTGCGCGGCCGTCGACGGCCACTCGCCCTTCCAGCGGGAGTCGATCGGCGAGATCGTGCACGCCGTCGCCTTCGCCGACATCATGCCGCCGGCGACGGTCGGCCCGCTGCTGCCGGTGGTACGCGCGCTGCTCGAAAGGGACCCGGCCCGCCGGATGGCCGCGGCGGACGTGCAGACCGTGCTGGTCGCCTACGCGGAGACCGGCGTCGAGCCGCCCACCCCGGACGCGCCGACGCCCGAACTCCCCGTCGAGGACGCGCCGTCCCGGCCGCGCGGCCGGAAGCGCCGGGTGCTGGCCGGGCTGGCGGCGGCCGTCCTGATCGCCGTCGTCGCGGGCGGCACCGCGGCGCTCGTGGTCACCCGGGGCGACGACGCGGCCGCGCCGCCGCCTCCGTCCTCCCCGGCGACGACCCTGCCGTCGACACCCGCGCCCGCGCCCGCGCCGTCCGCGACTCCCGCCGCTCCTTCCCTGCCGGTCGGCTTCCTCACGGTCACCGACAAGCGCGGCTTCTCCGTCGCCCTGCCGGCGGGCTACGTACGGCAGGAGGTCAAGCCCCGCGTCTACTACTGGTCGCCCGACCACGCCTTCCGCTTCGGTGAACGCGTCCAGGACCCCGACCCCGGCGGCCCGTACGCCGTCATGCACGCCCAGCACGTGGCGGCGCGCGGCGCCCATGGCATCTACGCGGGCTACCGTGACGGCGTCATCACGCGGACCACGCAGAACGGCCACGAGGCCGCGCTCTGGGAATTCACCTACGACGGCTTCCCCGAGGGGGGCGGTGCCCGCCGTACGTTCGATCTCTGCTGGACGCAAGGTGGGCGCATGTACGACGTGTGGGTCTCGGGACCCGTCACGCAGGTCGAGGCGACCCGCACCACCTTCGACACGGCCCGCGCCACCTTCACCCCCCTCCGCGGTTCCCCGCGCCCCTGA
- a CDS encoding protein tyrosine kinase, translated as MDEYAGRVLADRYRLPRPPADEYELVETRAFDTYSGQEVLVRQVLLPEVVAAEHTGDSDPDGLDDSSRRALEAARAAAAIADHPRLVQVFDIFVEDGSLWIASELVSGRPLAALLAERPIDAYRAAEVASDVLTALRALHAGGWTHRNVTAGTVLVCDDGRAMLGGLAAGAAQEALCGYDPLPEQVPAMSGSAEAAEPVVRDPAAWHGPRSALEQERARQNRITVVGAVTERWAPEQAHPVHENWRLSPPVGPAADLWALGSLLFRSVQGHPPYPEENAAELVQLVCAEPPAFAEECGPLRPVVESLLRPDPEERPEAEELGGWLRSLIRSAPEPEIGANTVQVPTDPAKLPVKRRKGELVRRRRREAADPAGLQHRRHARGKQAKVAKDKREKVRRSEVRQEHYHEEQVVSSSSSAGSAAAPRRLGARLLVLVLAVLVALVVFVVLLLPHRDDTDGGAGGDRTVPAQMPGSGGDKAKSPSASASASASPTAAKPPPTKEPTHAAPTTAAPPPPDLGSDFALHTDPAGFTVAVHTGWQRAGKNGKGQVRFTGSDLTMTVVPGRDKASGDADDPLAYQLIEPELADFRASSWSSAAGLQAVTVGGHPAAEGEYTWRDANQVSVYARNLAVQIDGRYHVILIYGPDSQRAAVQRAFDKVVETYTTS; from the coding sequence GTGGACGAATACGCAGGGCGGGTGCTCGCCGACCGCTACCGGCTGCCCAGGCCGCCCGCGGACGAGTACGAACTCGTGGAGACGCGCGCCTTCGACACCTACAGCGGCCAGGAAGTCCTGGTCCGCCAGGTGCTGCTGCCCGAGGTGGTGGCCGCCGAACACACCGGCGACAGCGACCCCGACGGCCTGGACGACAGCTCCCGCCGCGCCCTGGAGGCCGCCCGCGCCGCCGCCGCGATCGCCGACCACCCGCGGCTGGTGCAGGTCTTCGACATCTTCGTCGAGGACGGCAGCCTGTGGATCGCTAGCGAACTGGTGTCCGGTCGCCCGCTCGCCGCCTTGCTCGCCGAACGCCCCATCGACGCCTACCGCGCCGCCGAGGTCGCCTCCGACGTCCTCACCGCGCTGCGCGCGCTGCACGCCGGCGGCTGGACCCACCGCAATGTCACCGCGGGCACCGTGCTGGTCTGCGACGACGGCCGCGCCATGCTCGGCGGCCTGGCGGCCGGCGCCGCCCAGGAAGCCCTCTGCGGCTACGACCCGCTGCCCGAGCAAGTGCCGGCGATGAGCGGCTCCGCGGAAGCGGCCGAGCCGGTCGTACGCGACCCGGCGGCCTGGCACGGCCCGCGGTCCGCGCTCGAACAGGAGCGGGCCCGGCAGAACCGCATCACCGTCGTCGGCGCCGTCACCGAGCGCTGGGCGCCGGAGCAGGCGCACCCGGTGCACGAGAACTGGCGGCTGTCGCCCCCCGTCGGCCCGGCCGCCGACCTGTGGGCGCTCGGCTCCCTGCTCTTCCGCAGCGTCCAGGGCCACCCGCCCTACCCCGAGGAGAATGCCGCCGAGCTGGTGCAACTCGTGTGCGCCGAACCGCCGGCCTTCGCCGAGGAATGCGGACCACTGCGGCCCGTCGTCGAGTCCCTGCTGCGGCCCGACCCCGAAGAGCGGCCCGAGGCCGAGGAGTTGGGCGGCTGGCTCCGCTCCCTCATCCGCTCCGCACCCGAGCCGGAGATCGGCGCCAACACCGTCCAGGTCCCCACCGACCCGGCCAAGCTCCCCGTCAAGCGCCGCAAGGGCGAGCTGGTCCGGCGCCGCCGCCGCGAGGCCGCCGACCCCGCCGGCCTCCAGCACCGCAGGCACGCCCGCGGCAAGCAGGCCAAGGTCGCCAAGGACAAGCGGGAGAAGGTGCGGCGCAGCGAGGTCCGCCAGGAGCACTACCACGAGGAGCAGGTGGTCTCCTCCTCGTCCTCCGCCGGCTCCGCCGCCGCCCCGCGCCGGCTCGGCGCCCGCCTTCTGGTGCTGGTCCTGGCGGTGCTCGTCGCGCTCGTCGTCTTCGTGGTCCTGCTGCTGCCGCACCGCGACGACACCGACGGCGGTGCGGGCGGCGACCGTACGGTGCCGGCGCAGATGCCGGGCTCCGGCGGCGACAAGGCCAAGTCGCCCTCGGCGTCGGCGTCCGCCTCCGCGTCGCCTACCGCGGCCAAGCCGCCGCCGACCAAGGAGCCCACCCACGCGGCCCCCACCACGGCGGCGCCGCCGCCCCCCGACCTGGGCTCGGACTTCGCCCTGCACACCGACCCCGCGGGCTTCACCGTCGCCGTCCACACCGGGTGGCAGCGCGCCGGCAAGAATGGCAAGGGGCAGGTGCGGTTCACCGGGAGCGACCTCACGATGACCGTCGTGCCGGGCCGCGACAAGGCGTCCGGCGACGCGGACGATCCCCTGGCCTACCAGTTGATCGAGCCCGAGCTCGCCGATTTCCGCGCGTCTTCCTGGTCCTCGGCGGCGGGTCTTCAAGCTGTGACCGTGGGCGGTCACCCCGCTGCCGAAGGCGAATACACCTGGCGGGACGCGAACCAGGTGTCCGTCTACGCCCGCAATCTCGCCGTCCAGATCGACGGCCGCTATCACGTGATCCTCATCTACGGCCCCGATTCCCAGCGGGCCGCTGTGCAGCGAGCGTTCGACAAGGTCGTCGAGACCTACACGACGTCCTGA